The Deltaproteobacteria bacterium genome includes a region encoding these proteins:
- the prsK gene encoding PEP-CTERM system histidine kinase PrsK — protein sequence MTGMKLICYLPAFAGFLAFWGIGGYVFLRRRGSPVNLLFALGMGFLGLLEFGNLMSLMYLERSTRLVLAWNRVSLAAESLLPGTWFAFVMAFAREGDRYGGKGWKAAATVFLGGSVFFAVSAIFGLLGVFAGDHPAYLTLGTAGKAFYVFVLTGSVGVVVGLEHTVRRSGGVQRSRIRTFCLGLGGLFAFLVYGASQVLLFSRINLRMIPLESSVFVICALMIGFSLVRHRLMEADLYVSRFVVYNSFTVLVAGGYLVAVASLGQGVRFFDIVPGYPLEILFLFPAVLLLAVLLLSDRLRSKARTMINRHFYRSRYDYREEWLRFSERLSLNLELEKLVSTIVDVLRDSVGVREASLWLLEEPPDGTMVPVGPGASGRKDGKKDRLRADQDFLRRLEEKRAPFAPVAPWARGFAAANREILSRLNPSLIVPMVSRRGAVGLIFLGEKTTGEPFLADDLDLLRSAGAQIASAVVNAKLSEELVMAREMEVFYRLSSFVLHDLKNLVSSLSLVLENAGEHMGDPEFREDALQTIGRSVEKMKALMGRLSGNGGGLRPNLQETSLNGVVLEVAGRLARRGGNGRVKVKTDLAEIPRVMADREQMERVVLNLLVNAFDALEAGGTITVRTRLLDGDGKVVLSVSDDGPGIPREVAEKLLFRPFGSTKKEGLGIGLYQCKTVVEAHHGTIEVESEEGKGSTFRVILPALSPGPALSFENRLEVATS from the coding sequence GCTTCCTGGCTTTCTGGGGGATAGGGGGCTATGTCTTTCTCAGGAGAAGGGGGAGCCCGGTCAACCTGCTCTTTGCTCTCGGAATGGGTTTTCTTGGTCTCCTGGAATTCGGGAATCTCATGAGCCTGATGTACCTCGAAAGGAGCACTCGGCTTGTCCTTGCCTGGAACCGGGTTTCCCTGGCGGCTGAATCCCTGCTTCCAGGGACATGGTTTGCTTTTGTTATGGCCTTTGCCCGCGAGGGGGACAGGTATGGAGGAAAAGGGTGGAAGGCGGCGGCTACCGTCTTCTTGGGCGGGTCGGTCTTTTTTGCCGTCTCTGCCATCTTCGGCCTGCTCGGGGTCTTCGCGGGGGATCACCCCGCCTATCTGACCCTGGGAACGGCCGGGAAGGCTTTCTACGTCTTTGTCTTGACGGGCTCGGTTGGGGTTGTGGTCGGCCTGGAGCACACGGTCCGCCGTTCCGGGGGAGTACAGAGAAGCAGGATCAGGACCTTCTGCCTCGGCCTGGGGGGACTGTTCGCCTTTCTTGTCTACGGGGCCAGCCAGGTCCTCTTGTTTTCCAGGATTAATCTGAGGATGATACCGCTCGAGTCGTCGGTCTTTGTGATCTGCGCGCTGATGATCGGTTTTTCTCTCGTGCGCCACCGCCTCATGGAGGCGGATCTGTACGTCTCGAGATTCGTTGTCTACAACTCTTTCACGGTACTCGTTGCCGGGGGATATCTGGTTGCCGTGGCCTCGTTGGGCCAAGGTGTGAGATTCTTTGACATCGTTCCGGGGTATCCTCTTGAGATCCTCTTTTTGTTCCCGGCCGTTCTCCTCCTTGCGGTCCTCTTGCTGTCGGACCGACTCCGGTCGAAGGCGAGGACGATGATAAACAGGCATTTCTACCGGAGCCGGTACGATTACAGGGAGGAATGGCTCAGGTTTTCCGAGAGACTCAGCCTGAACCTCGAACTCGAAAAGCTCGTCTCAACCATTGTAGATGTACTCCGGGATTCGGTGGGTGTGAGGGAAGCATCGCTGTGGCTGCTCGAGGAGCCGCCTGACGGGACGATGGTACCCGTGGGGCCCGGGGCTTCAGGCCGGAAAGACGGCAAGAAGGATCGATTGAGAGCGGACCAGGATTTCCTGAGAAGGCTGGAAGAGAAAAGGGCCCCCTTTGCGCCCGTGGCTCCCTGGGCCCGGGGATTTGCTGCCGCCAACCGTGAGATTCTCAGCAGGTTGAATCCCTCCTTGATAGTGCCGATGGTTTCAAGGAGAGGGGCGGTGGGGCTGATCTTCTTGGGAGAGAAGACAACAGGGGAGCCTTTCCTGGCTGATGATCTCGACCTGTTGCGGTCTGCCGGCGCCCAGATCGCCAGCGCCGTCGTGAATGCGAAGCTCTCAGAGGAGCTGGTCATGGCCAGGGAGATGGAGGTGTTTTACCGCCTTTCCTCCTTTGTACTTCACGACCTGAAGAATCTCGTATCGAGCCTGTCTCTGGTCCTGGAGAATGCGGGCGAGCACATGGGGGATCCCGAGTTCCGAGAGGACGCCCTCCAGACGATCGGGAGAAGTGTGGAGAAGATGAAGGCCCTCATGGGGAGGCTATCCGGCAACGGCGGAGGGCTCAGGCCGAATCTGCAAGAGACAAGCCTGAACGGTGTTGTTCTGGAAGTGGCGGGACGACTGGCCCGGAGGGGGGGCAACGGGAGGGTTAAGGTCAAGACCGATCTGGCTGAAATCCCGAGAGTCATGGCGGATAGGGAACAGATGGAGAGGGTCGTCCTCAATCTCCTTGTCAATGCCTTTGATGCCCTGGAAGCAGGTGGAACCATCACCGTGAGGACCCGCCTCCTGGATGGTGACGGGAAGGTGGTCCTTTCGGTTTCGGACGATGGGCCGGGGATCCCAAGGGAGGTCGCCGAGAAGCTGCTCTTCAGACCATTCGGTTCCACGAAAAAGGAGGGCCTCGGGATAGGGCTCTACCAGTGCAAGACCGTGGTTGAGGCCCATCACGGGACGATCGAGGTGGAGAGCGAAGAGGGCAAGGGGAGCACCTTCCGGGTGATTCTGCCGGCTCTAAGTCCGGGACCGGCCTTAAGTTTCGAGAATCGGTTGGAGGTTGCCACCTCGTAG
- a CDS encoding nucleotidyltransferase domain-containing protein, with protein sequence MTNRRMGTLTSCCKAHGIILAYLFGSQREAGKAYLQGHPVQPTAASDLDIGLVFKVLPEARMQAYGAIYADLARIFDPFPVDPIFLQETSYLFQFEAIKGELIYAESERDVDLYEGTVLSFASDISFHKETFEREVMEALEDGYFEIG encoded by the coding sequence TTGACAAATCGCAGAATGGGCACGCTGACTTCCTGCTGCAAGGCCCATGGAATCATACTGGCTTACCTCTTCGGTTCTCAACGGGAGGCCGGAAAAGCTTATCTTCAAGGCCACCCGGTTCAGCCCACCGCCGCCTCTGACCTGGACATCGGCCTTGTTTTCAAAGTGCTTCCCGAAGCAAGGATGCAGGCCTACGGTGCCATATACGCGGACCTGGCAAGAATCTTCGATCCTTTCCCGGTCGATCCGATCTTTCTCCAGGAAACGAGCTACCTCTTTCAGTTCGAGGCCATCAAAGGCGAATTGATCTACGCTGAATCGGAACGGGATGTGGATCTCTACGAAGGGACTGTTCTAAGCTTCGCCTCGGACATCTCTTTCCACAAGGAGACATTCGAGAGAGAAGTAATGGAGGCCCTCGAAGATGGTTATTTCGAAATTGGATAA
- a CDS encoding DUF86 domain-containing protein yields MVISKLDKERILTGLARLQEYVLTLREFSAMEEDDFLSDKRNPAAVESYLRRALETVFDLGRHILSKTFGVKELESKQIARLLGEKEIVSGPYSETLIRMAGYRNRMVHFYHEITPKELFQIVREQLQDIERFGSEMHTFLKKYDARAKMKER; encoded by the coding sequence ATGGTTATTTCGAAATTGGATAAGGAGAGAATCCTGACCGGCCTTGCCCGGTTGCAGGAATACGTCTTGACCCTCCGCGAGTTCTCCGCCATGGAGGAGGACGATTTTCTCTCGGACAAAAGAAATCCAGCGGCTGTCGAGAGCTACTTACGGAGAGCCCTGGAGACCGTTTTCGACCTGGGGCGCCATATTCTCTCAAAGACGTTCGGCGTCAAGGAATTGGAATCCAAGCAGATTGCCCGCCTTCTGGGAGAAAAGGAAATCGTCTCCGGTCCATATTCCGAGACCCTCATCAGAATGGCGGGCTACCGGAACCGCATGGTCCATTTCTACCACGAGATCACACCGAAGGAGCTCTTTCAAATAGTGCGTGAACAATTGCAGGATATTGAACGGTTTGGATCCGAGATGCACACCTTCCTTAAGAAATACGACGCACGCGCCAAAATGAAAGAGCGATGA